CATGCACGGTGCGATTATTGTTCACGAAGAAACCCGGGATGTTGAAGATCTGAGCGATCTTCGTGGACGGAAAGTCGCCGTGATGAAAGGGGATAATGCCGAAGAGTTTCTCCGTCGCGAGGAGCAGGGATTGGTTCTCAAAACCACCCGGACATTTAAAGATGCCTTGTTAGGGCTATCTGAAAAGAAATATGATGCGGTGGTTGTTCAGCGCAATGTAGGGTTGCGGCTGATCCAGGAATTGGGATTGAAAAATCTCCGGGTTGTTGCTAAGCCGATATACGGGTTCAGGCAGGACTTTTGTTTTGCCGTCCAGGAGGGAGACCGGGAAACCCTGGCTTTATTAAATGAGGGATTATCCCTCGTGATTGCCGATGGAACATATCGCTATCTTCATGCCCGGTGGTTTTCATCCCTGGAATTACCCGGGCACCGGGAAATAATCGTTGGTGGGGATTCCCATTTCCCGCCCTATGAATTTCTGGATGAAGAGGGAAATCCCAGCGGATTCAATGTGGATCTTATCCGTGCCATCGCCAGAGAAATGGATCTGGATGTGGCAATCCAACTGGCTCCATGGACAGAAATCCGGGATGGATTGCTCAAAGGTAATATTGACCTCATTGAGGGAATGTTTTATTCACATGAACGGGATCTTCTTTTTGATTTTACGCAACCCCATGCCATGAGTCACTATGTAACGGTGGTCCGAAAAGAAGCAGGGAAACCTCCCCAAACTGTGGCGGATCTGAAGGCTTTTGTGACCGCAGTGGAAGATGGAGATATCATGCATGAGTTCGCCTTAGAAAATGGGTTGAAAGATCAGATTAAAATCTATAATAACCAGGAAGAATGCCTTTCGGCACTCTTACGGGGTGAGGTGGATTGTGCCCTGGTAGCACGGCAGACCGTTTTGTATTTGATCGTAAAAAACAATTGGAAAGATTTGTCTGTCGGACAACATCCTTTTGCCACCCTGGAATACTGTTTTGCCGTACAACAGAACAACCAGGAGATCATGAATCTTTTCAGTGAAGGTCTCACCATTATTGAGAAAAGCGGGGAATACCGGGACATTTATAAAAAATGGCTGGGGGTATATCCCGGAACTTCCACGGATTGGAACAAGGTTCTTCGCTATATCAGCTATATTACAATTCCACTTATTATCCTTATTTTGAGTGCCGTTCTGTGGGTAAATCTGCTCCGGAAACAAGTTGCCCTGCGTACCCGGGAACTCCAGGAATCCAAAGAAAATCTTCAGGATATTCTGGATTCAGTAGCTTTCGGAATTATGATTATTGGATTTGATAAAAAAATATATCGGTCAAACCGCCGGGCTACCGAATTGTGCAGGTATGAACAGGAAGCTGATATTATCGGTAAAACATGTCATGATATCTTATGCCCGGACCGGATAAATCAGTGTCCGATCCTTGATTTGAATGAAACATCAAACACATCCGAACAAGTTTTATTTACCCGGGACGGACAAAAAATTCCGATTCAAAAGAGTGTTACAACAATCACCCTTCAGGGAAAACATTATCTATTGGAAAGCTTTATTGACATTTCGGAGCAAAAGAAAGCCGAAGAACAGATCAAACAAAGTCTGAAAGAAAAGGAAATACTCCTCCGGGAACTATATCACCGTACAAAAAATAACATGCAGGTGATTGCCGCGTTCATGCATCTCAGGACCCGCCATTTTAAAGATGAAACTCTAAAAGATATTTTTCGGGATTTGGAAACGAAGATATCCTCCATGGCCCTGGTTCATAAAAAACTTTACGAATCGGGGGATTTATCAAAAATTAATCTGAAAGGTTATTATCACAGCCTGGTGGAACTGATTAAAGAAACGTACGATATCCCGGATAAAGATATTGACATATTGCTGAGTGGAGATGATATCCCTGTGCTTATCGATGTGGCTATGCCTTTGGGACTCATCTTGAACGAGTTGGTTACCAATTCTCTGAAATATGCTTTTATTGATCGAAAAGAAGGGCGGATTGATATTCATATTAAAGTTGGAGAGAAAACCCTGATTTTGTTATATTCAGACAATGGGATAGGTCTTCCTGAGGGATTTGATCTGAAAAAAGACAGCAAACTCGGCCTTGAAACGGTCCGGGCTCTGGTGGAACAACAACTCATGGGAAAAATGGAAATAGAAAACAAAAACGGATTATTATTCCGTTTTACATTTACGGAAACCCTTTATTACCCACGAATTTAAAGGAATGCTATGAAAATAATGGTAGTTGAAGACGAAATTCTGACAGCAAAAAGTTTGTGTATGGATCTTGAGGATTTTAACGGGGAGGTTTTGCCACCTGTTGCCAAAGGGGAAGATGCCGTCAACGTGTACAGCGAAAAAAAGCCCGGATTGATTTTTATGGATATCCGTCTGGCTGGAGAGATGGATGGTATCGAAGCCGCAGAATTAATCCGTCAACTGAACGGGCCGGAAATTTGTTTCATGACCGGTTTTGCCACACCTCACGTCCGGGAAAAAGCAATGAAAGTCAAACCGATAGCCTTCCTGGAAAAACCCTTTTCCATTGCCGATATACGAGCTGTTTACGATTCTGTCGTTGATAAGATTAAGGGTTCATGAGTTCAGGGGTTCCGACTGTCGACTGAAAAAGTGACGCGTGACAAGTAACACGTGACGAGTGGCAAGGGATTCAAGCACCTCACTGCGTTCGGTGTTCAATAGCCGCTGCGCGGCTTTCAAACGCTGCTGCTCAGCGTTCAAGGATCTCACTTCGTTCGATCTTCAATTCCAGCTTTGCAGATTTCAATAGGTGTCCGGACTTCTTTATTGAACACTGCGAAGCAGTGCTGGAATGCTGAACGCAGTGAAGCAATTGAACGGCACGAAGTGCCGCTTGAATTATTTAACGCCGCTGCGCGGCTTTCAAACGCTGCTGCGCAGCGTTCAAGGATCTCACTTCGTTCGATCTTCAATCCCAGCTTTGCAGATTTCAATAGGTGACCGGACTTCTTTTTTGAACACTGCGATGCAGTGCTGGAATGCTGAACGCAGTGAAGCAATTGAACGGCACGAAGTGCCGCTTGAATCCTATAGCACTGCGTGCAACGAAGTACCAACCCCCCCCTGAAATATCCCAATAAATTGGGTCCCTTTTCACGGGGCAGGCAATTATCTCATAGAAGTTGGAAGTTGGAAGTTAGCGTCGCTGCGCTCCTGATAGTTGGTTCATGGGTTCAGGGGGGTGGTGGTACAGGTTCCTACTTTCGACTTTCGACTTTTGACTTTCGACTTTTGACTTTCGACCATCTACTGCCGACTGAAAAAGTGACGCGTGACAAGTAACGCGTGACAAGTGGGTTTGAGGGAGAGGCATTTATTGACGAGAAAGGTATCGGATCAGGCCGATAGTCCTGTTTTTGATTTCAAGGATTTCTTTTTGAAATGTTTTTAATAATTCTTCCGAAATATATTCGAGATGATGTGGGATGATGAGTTGTGTCTCCAGTTCCGAAATACTGCCCGGGGCAACATATAAAAAATAGATAATTTTTTACAAGAATTACGTGCAGAGCCTTCAGCAATGTTAGATGGAATAGAAACCGCAGATCACCGCATTTGATGGATTATTCCATATTTTTCGTCATCTGGAAATGCTTTCGTAATCCTGAATATCTCTGTCACTCATGCAATACTTCTTTTCCAAACATCCAAATCTTTATGCGATTTCAAAGCAAATTCCCATTTTACACAATTAACTAACACACACTAAAATTCATCACATTAAACAATAGTTACCCCACAAAAACCACTTGTGACTCGTTACGCGTGACAAGGGGTCCAATCATCCAATCCCCCAATCTCCCCAATCCCCTCATCACTGCCGACTGTCAACTTCCGTTATTTCCACACATAAGGCGTTTCCTGGTACACATAATAGTTCAGCCAGTTTGAAAAAAGCAGGCTGGCATGTGCCCGCCAGGAGATCCGGGGGTGGTTGGATGGATTGTCCTCCGGGAAATAGTTTTTTGGGATTTCGATGGGAAGCCCGGCGGCTTTGTCCCGCTCATACTCCTTTTTTAAAGTATTTGCACTGTATTCAGGATGTCCTGTAATAAAAATCTGTTTGCCGTTTTTTGTGGCAATAATACCGAGACCGGCTTCAGGAGAAATGGCGAGGATTTTAAGGTTTGGGACAGATAAAATGTCCTCTTTCCGGATTTCAGTATGGCGACTATGGGGCATCATGAAACAATCATCGAATCCATGAAAAAGGGGTGTGGTTTTTGGGAGGACGGTATGAGGAAATATTCCGAAACACTTTTTTTCCAGGGGATATTTGGGAATCCCATAAAAATGATGGAGACCGGCCTGAGCTGCCCAGCAAAGATAGAGTGTGGAGGTCACATGATCAGTTGTCCAGTCCATAATAGATTGAAGCTCCCGCCAGTATGTGACTTCTTCAAAGGGAAGGGTTTCGACAGGGGCTCCTGTAATGATCATACCGTCATAGCGGTGCTCCCGGATATCCCCAAAGGTGTGGTAAAATTGTTCCAGATGTTCACGGGGAGTATTTTTAGATATATGGGTGGACATGTGGAGGAGTTCCAGCTCTACTTGAAGGGGAGTATTGGAAAGCATTCGGATGAGATCGGTTTCCGTCACAATTTTTAAAGGCATTAGATTTAAAACCAAAAGTCGTAATGGCCGGATATCCTGGTGAGTTGCCCGGCTTTCCGTCATGACAAATATATTCTCTTTCCGGAGTGTGTGAATAGCTGGGAGTTTATCGGGGACATTCACAGGCATAGCGGTCTCCTTTAAATTTTTGTCAGGGCCTGGTCCAAATCCTCCAGGATGTCATCAATATGTTCAATACCCACCGAAAGTCGGAGCATATTGGGATAAATTCCACCGGCCCGCTGTTCTGATTCTGTCATTTGCTGATGGGTTGTACTGGCCGGGTGAATGATAAGGGTTTTGGCATCACCCACGTTTGCCAGGTGACTGATCAGATCCAAATGATGGATCAACTCAGACGCCTTATTCTTACCCCCTTTGATACGGAATGTCAACACACCCCCATATCCGTGTTCCAGATACTTTTTCGCCAGTGAATGGTAAGGATTATCCGGCAGTCCGGGATAATTGACAGATTCAATTTTCCGGTGCTTTAATAACCATTTTGCCACTGTCAGGGCATTATCGGCATGTCGTTGTGCCCGCAAACTTAACGTTTCCAAACCCTGCAGCAGAAGAAAGGCATTGAAAGGAGAGAGGGCAGGGCCCATATCCCTGAGTCCTTCTACCCGTGCACGGATGGCAAACGCAATATTGCCATGTGGACTTTTTTCACCGAATGTATCCCAAAAATTCAGTCCGTGATATCCTTCGGAAGGTTCTGAAAAGAGGGGATAACGTCCGTTATCCCAGTTAAAATTTCCTCCATCAATCAATATTCCTCCGATGGATGTCCCATGACCTCCGATCCATTTGGTAGCTGATGCTGTAACAATATTTGCACCGTGTACCAGGGGTCGGCAGTAATACCCACCGGCTCCAAAAGTATTATCAACAATCAGGGGGATTTGGTGTGCCTGGGCAAGGGCAGAGAGTCCTTCAAAGTCGGGAATACTGAATTCAGGATTTCCGATGGTTTCCGTGTAAAGGGCTTTTGTTGTCTTGTCTATCAAATGGGACATAGCTTCCGGTGAATCATTTTCAGCAAAGTGAACCCTTATGCCTAATCGTTTCAAGGCAATTTTAAACTGGATATAGGTTCCACCGTATAAATAAGGTGAGGAAACTATGGAATCTCCTGCCTCCAGAAGGGTGATGAGAGCCAGGAATTGGGCGGACATTCCAGAGGCCGTAGCGACTGAAGCAGTTCCCCCTTCAAGGGCTGCCATGCGCTTTTCAAAAACATCGGTCGTAGGGTTCATGATACGTGTGTAGATATTGCCAAATTCTTTCAGCTCGAAAAGATCTGCTCCATGCTGTGTATCTTTAAAAGTATAGGAGGAAGTCTGATAGATGGGGACAGCCCGGGAATGAGTTACCGAATCAGGTGTATGCCCCGCATGAAGCTGTAATGTTTCAAATCGGTAGGGTTTATTTTTCATAATTCCTCCTGTCGGATATTTTTAGAAAAAGTTTGTATGAACAACCCCCACCTTCAGAAATCTGAAATAAACAGCAGTCTTGAAGCAAGTCTGATAGGGGAGGGGACGCGGGGATTACCTTTCCCGAATATATAAACGGGTTTAG
This window of the Candidatus Neomarinimicrobiota bacterium genome carries:
- a CDS encoding O-acetylhomoserine aminocarboxypropyltransferase/cysteine synthase; this translates as MKNKPYRFETLQLHAGHTPDSVTHSRAVPIYQTSSYTFKDTQHGADLFELKEFGNIYTRIMNPTTDVFEKRMAALEGGTASVATASGMSAQFLALITLLEAGDSIVSSPYLYGGTYIQFKIALKRLGIRVHFAENDSPEAMSHLIDKTTKALYTETIGNPEFSIPDFEGLSALAQAHQIPLIVDNTFGAGGYYCRPLVHGANIVTASATKWIGGHGTSIGGILIDGGNFNWDNGRYPLFSEPSEGYHGLNFWDTFGEKSPHGNIAFAIRARVEGLRDMGPALSPFNAFLLLQGLETLSLRAQRHADNALTVAKWLLKHRKIESVNYPGLPDNPYHSLAKKYLEHGYGGVLTFRIKGGKNKASELIHHLDLISHLANVGDAKTLIIHPASTTHQQMTESEQRAGGIYPNMLRLSVGIEHIDDILEDLDQALTKI
- the metA gene encoding homoserine O-succinyltransferase, producing MPVNVPDKLPAIHTLRKENIFVMTESRATHQDIRPLRLLVLNLMPLKIVTETDLIRMLSNTPLQVELELLHMSTHISKNTPREHLEQFYHTFGDIREHRYDGMIITGAPVETLPFEEVTYWRELQSIMDWTTDHVTSTLYLCWAAQAGLHHFYGIPKYPLEKKCFGIFPHTVLPKTTPLFHGFDDCFMMPHSRHTEIRKEDILSVPNLKILAISPEAGLGIIATKNGKQIFITGHPEYSANTLKKEYERDKAAGLPIEIPKNYFPEDNPSNHPRISWRAHASLLFSNWLNYYVYQETPYVWK